DNA from Asterias amurensis chromosome 7, ASM3211899v1:
CTGTGGTTGTCGGTGTCGTTGTCTTTGTTGGTCGAGTCGCCATTTCTTCATCGTCATTGTAACTTAAAATATTGGGAAACAATACTTATAAAAAGGGGTTCACAATTTACCCGAATTGTATCTTTCAAATAGCTAAGTTTTAATCAAAGGCGAGCAATGCGTTATGGTGTGACATTGCAAGTAATAGTCCATAGCCTTTAATAAGAATGGTCATCTTGCGCATGATCTTGAAGACTATCTCGAGAATCTCTTTATATCCCTCATCAATGACTTCAACCGTATCCAAGAGGTAAACCTGAGATTACTGATTGGTACTGAGAACTGTTAAGTGGCAACGTCAAGGTAGCCGGGTTGAGTCGGTTAAAGAGCCACTTCCTCGCTCACGAAAATACTGTTCAACTGcattttgtcacaatgttttcagCCTATAAGGAACACTTATTgataaaaattgtaaatttattaaCAGTAGAAGATTAGCCCGGAAACGACCAGATCATATGAATGAAAAGTCAAGTTGTTCCTCGTAGAACCATCACAAGTAAAATCCATTATAAGGAGTTCCAAAGAATTCCAGCATATAAGTTTTTCTCTCAGCAACCTACAATATTTTATATACCCAGACCTCCTTCCCCATTATTAGACGCTCAGTTTGAACTTCGTAGTCGCTCTCTGACCGATTTGGTACCAATTCTCCTGACAAATTGTTCTGTCTAGTGTTCTTTGTTCAGTTGTGGTGTTTGTTCGTTTGATTGTTTGCTTGGTTGCTGTTTATTTgcttacttgtttgtttgtttgttggttggtttattatttgtttgtttgtttgctcttttttttctctttttcccCCGTTTTTTAatgtgctatttttttttttttgggggggggagggaagcCAGAAAACTGTCTTATTAAAATTATGGTCgatgatgttaaaggaacacgttgccttggatcggacgagttggtctataaaaagcatttgtaaccgtttgttataaaatgcatatggttagaaagatgttttaaaagtagaatacaatgatccacacagcattgcctcgaaattgcgtggttttccttttactttgcgaactaacatggtcggccatttatgggagtcaaaaagttgactcccataaatggctgaccgtgttagtttgacaaatgcttttcaaagaccaacttgaccgatccaaggcaacgtgttcctttaaaccgaCGGGTTTTGCACTGAAACGTGGAACTTGTAATGCTATACGTATAAAGCCTTACCTTACTGTGGTTGTTATTAAATAGCGATTATTATACGGTTGGTTGCCCTGGCTGGCTTTTGAGCTGTAGTTACTGCACTTCAACTTTTACTCTGCTGTAACCGATATTTTACAATTATTATCAATATCCGAGAATGGAGTGTCTATTCTGGCTGAATTTATTGCAAGCTACGTCTGTGCAATATTTATTCAGTCCTCACGCTGTACTCTGAGATCTAAAGCTAACCTGTAAACACCAACTGTTCCCTGGGTTTCAACAACGCAAGAATGTTACAGAATAATTAACTCTCTGATTCCAACAAAGTACCTGGAAGTTTGCTCTGCTTTTTACGTAGGCCAACTGTACATAACCAGAGCACGGTGGTAAATAAACCGGTTCAAAAGGTTCAAAAGCTGCATCCAAACTGTTTCCACTAATAATGGTATTAGGGTTCGTGTATTAGGAAATGAAACATTTGTAGAGACTAGAGAGTTATCGTTCACTAAACCTAGGCCGGAATTATTGGAAGTGTTTAGGAATATGATAACCTGGTccattcatgctaagcaatcgTAATGTCAGGCAATTTGCGAAATTAAAAAAGAGAAAGCGAGCAGACAGTGTAATGCAAGAGCTAGGAAAAAACAAGTTCACGAAAGCTTCAGCTGGATTAAAGTAGTACctgataacaaataaaacatttaaatgtcAGAGTTGATACTTCAGGCTCATAATGATTATTTGAATCATTCCGATTTTGAacaattcttttttatttttgtgtgtgaattgTTGCTAAGTTTTGTACATTTCATATCAACATTTTAACATTGGGTACTTGGCGCAATGAGTTGTCAACAAATCGCCATATAGCGCCGATTTGCGCTTTTCTACATAAACCAAAGATTTATTCTTCATGGAgacattaaaataaatgtttacatgttcaaatgttgaccgGACGTTTAGACTACAACTACGTGATGTTAATGCGTGCAATATTGGCGTTTTACACAAGACTCAAAATCTACCATTAGCAATCGTAGCCACTCCACGGCAATCAAACAGTCATAACGAGCTCTTAAGATGTATAAACGCAAGATCAAGTTCGTAAACAAACATAATGAAAATCCCAAATGGCTCGATAAATCAGCTTCGTCAAACTCTGGGCAATTCTGAAGATTTACTATTGCACTGATCATCAGGGACTTCACTTTTAAGAGATCGTTAAAGATATGTTGagctgaaaacaaattatttatctCCAAATcgtcttgggtttttttttttttttggggggggggggtgttgttcATTATAATATGAACAATACAAGAAATAGGCAaagtaaatgttttgaaattgttGATTATACACGCACTGCAAAACAGACACCATGTTAAAATAGACACAATGGGTGTTGCCACGtatacaaactgagctatccgGCCCAATGTTGGAGGTCTACCTCTTATAGTCATTATCTTTAAAACGTCAGAACGTCGGtcgtgcattgtttttttgacGTGAGAGTTAATTCAGTTTTAAAAGTCATTAGAATTAATGGGCCCCATAAGTCGAaaccaacaccaacaacaacaacaacgattGGCAAAGATAATTAGCGATTGACTGCCACGAAGTATCGCTCAGTAAATATTAATCAAACCATCTGAGATGTATTGCCATGACGCGTAATACCGAGGAGTCCATATTATTAAAGATTTTACCAACATTTGTATAATGTTAGTTTCGGGCAAACTTGTTCTGGATTGGCCTGATTGCAAGTCAAGCCTGTGATTGTGGAGCTGCCCCCCAAACAGCTGCCCACATCACCAATGACTATAAATTTATCACGGTTATACCCTGGCGAGCAGTCCCTGAAGGAGATAGACAATCTGGCTACACAGTGGCTAATGAACACCAATTGTATCATCATATAATCGTAGTTTTATCGTTGTCACTTGTGAGAAAATTGTCGACTTTGACGATAacatcaatttttctttttaagtacggatgtttttttttttctctttaacTTCGCTGTTTCCAAATCACAATGTAGGAGTTCTGTTAAAGATTAAACAACATTATATTGCGTGGTAACATTAAATTgaatggtcaaaaatcaaagaagttaggaatgttaataatttttttgccaTCCAGTTTGACTGTTATTGTCTTTTTCTAGTATATAAAAACATACTGTTCGTTTTTTTACATACCCATCTGATGAGCAAAGACCACTGATAACACACAACATTGCAATAAACGACACCCTAGTTTGAGAGAAAGGGGGCAATATTAATATGAGAAAGGCTTCgggcatgaaacctttctcaggcatctgaaagcacaacattcTGTGCAacgaaggtattttttattttgtttaaatattttttgcaacttcgaggaTCAACTGAGCCCAATATTTCGAGGGTTGTTGTTTATGCTTAAATTGGGTTACAACAAGTggggatactggtctttaactTTTAGAAAAATTGTACTATGCCCTTAGGCAGTACGTTCTCTTGTCCTGTGACAAAATATGACACGGGCACATATTACTCGATTTGGTAGTCCTTGACAGTTCTTGAGGTAATGGTAGCCTATACCATTTTGTCTTGGATGGATACAGAATTTCAGATTGGTATTTCTTAAAACAAAGGTGGCCAAAACGAAAAACGATTGTATTTAAGACATCAATTCCGTTGAAATGGCCTAACATTTAAAAGTTAAACTGTAAAGATCAAAGAAATACACATGAGTCAAGGGGTCCCTGAACCACCGCTAAGTGAATTGTTTTTCAGATGGGATTTAGGACGAAGCGAGCTGCCGTTTCGAAGATTAAAATTATTATCTGTCTCTCAGTTCGTTCACATAAAGTAACCCTTAGCAAGGAATGACGTCTAGACTGGTGGCGTCTGGGTATCTTCTTTTTTCAATTTCCTTGCAATACTTGCCTGACGCCAATTGGGCTAATTGACTCGTGGTTACGTCACGCTACTCGGCATCCCAATGCCAACGAGTCTTGTGAATTGTATAGTTCGCAGCTTCAGTCGGAGCTATAACAACTGATGCATTTATCTCGCTGGGAAAATAGTCCAAGGATTGTCTTATGTAAGATGATTTTACTGTTGGGCCATGGAATGGTAAAGTTCGAATGGTATGAGCGTAAgacattcccctgaagacgattATAGcatctctaaatcaagcatctgtaaagcacacaacttgtgtaacaaggtcgttttttcttccattgttctcctgcaacttcgacgaccaattgagttcaaattttcacagggttgttattttatgcatatgttgagatacaccaagtgagaagactggtctttgacatttacaaatagtgtccagacGTGTCTTTAAAGGCTCGAAATGTATCTTTAAACGGGTTCATACTTAAGCCTAAAGCGTTTACTTTTCTCTTTCGTTCACCTCCAAATATTTTCGGTACTAGCCACCCAGCGGCTACCTAGATATGATCATACAAACTAACCACCACCTTATAATAACCGACATTGATTCTTTCTTCGTATCTTAGATGACGCAATCTTCAAGAGGCAATTTACGCCTGACCCTACCACAAGCCCGTCAAGCCACAGCTCTATCCATTGTGTTTTGTCTGTGTTTCTGGTACGCTAGTGCCAACAACAGTTGGTATTGCTCTGATGTATACAGCACCTTGCAGTCCCTCTGTGACAGTTGTTATGCTGGATATGCAAAGAGATCCGACcaacaaaccaaaacaattgGTGAGTATTATTAAGCAGTAAGACAGGCTACCCAGGTGAAGACCTATAAATACGGGACATGACAGTGATGTTCGAGTGGCTCCCTTTGTTTTAATTGCTCGTATTCTATtctcaatttttgtttcatatcGGGACATAAAGTGTCCTGTTTATGATCGCTtgaaagccagtggacactattggtaattactcaaaataattattagcataaaacctttcttggtgacgagtaacggggaaggttaatggtataaaacattgtgagaaacagctccccctgaagtaacgtagtttttgagaaagaagtaattttccatgaatgtgatttcgagacctcggatttagaacttgaggtatcgaaatcaaccatctaaacgcacacaacttcgtgtgacaaggatgtttttcttcttgcattattatctcgcaagttcgatgaccgattgagctcaaattttcacaggtttgttatttgatgcatatgatgagatacagcaactttgaaggctagtctttgtcaactaccaatagtgtccactgcctttaagatacagAGAAAACCGTCAGTCAGATTTGATTTCAAACGTCAATGTTTGAATGGGGAGTTCAAATTGTCCGTAGCATTAAAGGTGTTACAATCGAGAATGATCAATCACTTGGAACATTTTGCTTGTAAAAGCTGTTCATGCGTCGCATTTATAAATTGAACAATGCATCAATGTTTATACGCGCACACGTAGGCCTGAATGTTTAGAGTTATCAAGAGTGCACGAAAGATAAATCTCTCAAGTTCAAACAAGCTTTGACTAAAATTCGCTTAATTTATATTACCctgttattgtttgtttctttctcaaAGCACATTTTCTTGTtcaataacaacatttttatgGGAAATATTGGTCTGGGATATGTTCGCATTTTTTTAATCTAAAAAACTGAACTACAATATAAACATGTTCGGGTAAAAAACTGACCCTGATTTAGGTCTGACCCATTTTAGTCTTGGTATTAACATGCTAATTGTGTCAAGTTTGGCGTGTATTGGGTTATATAAGTTTTTATACACATTTTTCTGATCAGCCTGGTCAAGAAATGGGTTAGGTACCCGGGTGCCGAAAAACTGGATCAATTCTGACAAGGGAGTATTTAAATGTACGTCTTATTGCAAGCACGGGGTTTGAGGAGCGAACATCGTTTTAATACGGAACTAAGTTTCGCAGATGACAGAGGTGCAATATTTGTTCCTATGCTACATTTACTGTGTGATTATAGAGAGACAACATTAATTATGATAATTATAACATGCAACATATCCACTTAATAATCAGGCACTCAAGGCTcgacaataataaaaaattacatgagaaaaaaaaagaaagataattATTGAATGTTTTAGAACAGTGTTTGCTCTTATTTGAATCGGTCTCATTGGTTTTGACCGAGATAGCAATATTGATCGAGCTATAAGGTCGGGGGGGGGCGTGGCTACCCATATGGCGTGGGTATAGACACCAGACAAAGACTAGCCCGATAAGTGCTTCAACCTTTCTCACGAAGGAGGAGTTCTTTCGCAATTCAAGCTCAAATTTGGGGTGGTCACAGTGAAGCAATAATATGTGGAAGTCAAATTAATATATTCCTTTGGGTTTACGTTGTTCAGACACTAGGTACACAGACACAGGCTGCCCCGCTCCACACAGTGCCAGACAGAATGGCATTGGCTATTCGTTTTCACTAACCCTAAACCGCCGAGCTGAGCTGTTCCGATTCCTCCGGGTAAAAAACATAACGCGCTGTTTGCCTCAGGGCTATTGACCAATAGGGTTCTCAGCAGTCTCAATGTTAGACAAGACCTCGGGAAAATTTAACTGCTTTAAAAATGACATTCAGTGCTGAGGTGTCTTGCAACATTAAAATAACGTGCGATGTTATCTTTAAAAGCATCAACGCCTTTTAGTACAGTCGAGCTATAAACACATTAACAAGTTGTCTGGTGGCATGCTTTATTGCGTTGTTTTAAGTCGACGGTAATTAACAATTAACCGCAATTGGTGACACtgtatttaaagccagtggacactattggtaaatgtcaacgaccagtcttctcacttgctgtatctcaacaaatgcataaaataacaaacctgtgaaaatttgagctcgattggtcgtcggagttgggagataataatgaaagaaaaattacccttgtcacacgaagttgtgtgctttcagatgcttgatttcgagacctcaaattttaaacttgaggtctcgaaatcaaatttgtggaaaataacttctttctcgaaaactactccacttcagagggagccgtttctcacaatgtgttatactaccaacctctccccattactcgttaccaagtaaggttttatgctaataattattttgagtaattaccaatagtgtccactgcctttaaaacaagttaGAAACGGGTTTGGTGTGAGGTTATTTAACGGTCTATAAACAACCTTCCAACATGATCTTTATTCAACTCGCTAATGGATCAAGAACATAGTCTGGACGGGCGGGTTTGTTCAGTATCAACAATCTGCTAATTACATCGATGTTTCATTTCTCTCGCAGATCCTTTTATGGATCGTAAAACAGCCGTGGATTTCTTCAAGCGCGGAACGTCACGAGGAGGCGCTCGTGGGGGTATCATCGATGAGTGTTGTCTGAAACGCTGCACGACCAATGAGTTGATGTTGTACTGTTGCGAGGAGAAACAGAGGGAATACTTCTCATTTGTTGGATGGTTATCACGGAGATAAAAGCCAGGAGATTGTTAAGGACTCCCGTGGTGTAAACAAACCAACTCTGCATATATTATAGtcaaattgtatttatttatttttttcttcatgtgtTAAGAAAACAATAATGCAACTTATTGCCTATGTGAAGGTAttatatttattactaaatcAATAATGATTGACATGATCGTGTTTATGATCCGCCAATATTGGTTGTTCCTGAATTACTACTTGAACGTATTGCCTTTAACGTGTTATTTTCGACAAAGTGCTTGCTTTTTtaacatcttgacaaaacttgaccggcgcctttaaatgtttttctgtttcagtaaagtgcgccttataaatgctgtagtttatttattgttataaattAACACACATTACAAACAAGTTTCTACTTTTCCAGATAAGCATGATAAATGTACCTGCCTTATCTCTCCGTATGAAATTAGGAAAAAGGTAGTTCGAAACCAACTGGCTACAACATTCTGATCTAAAAGTACTCATTCACGGTTCAGAAAACGGTGTTGAACAAGGGTGATTGTTCTTCATTGATCGTATTGTagagttacccccccccccccaaccagcACATTGAAATTAGCTTTCTAGAAAAATAGGTGCTTgaacacaatttttgttttattaaaagttTAAAAGATCAAATCACACAGAAACTTAGGCGCTACAACtttgcggttttttttttcatttattgtttTCCAGATGTCAACAAAAAACCAAAAGTTGAGACAACACCAGTAATGT
Protein-coding regions in this window:
- the LOC139939688 gene encoding uncharacterized protein, whose translation is MVSLYFIFSSLHTQRAGHTSSKMTQSSRGNLRLTLPQARQATALSIVFCLCFWYASANNSWYCSDVYSTLQSLCDSCYAGYAKRSDQQTKTIDPFMDRKTAVDFFKRGTSRGGARGGIIDECCLKRCTTNELMLYCCEEKQREYFSFVGWLSRR